From Rhineura floridana isolate rRhiFlo1 chromosome 5, rRhiFlo1.hap2, whole genome shotgun sequence, a single genomic window includes:
- the ATP6AP2 gene encoding renin receptor: MMGTRWAGLVVWLVSALVAGISANEFSILRSPESVVFREGSWPIPGERIPDVAALSMGFSIEEDLSWPGLAVGDLFRRPRATVLVRVTGIDKLKLPKNGISYPVENAVPFSLDGVANAIHTLFSEETPVVVQLAPSEERVYMVGKANSVFEDLSVTLRQLRNRLFQENSVLASLPLNSLSRNNEVDLLFLSELQVLHDITSLLSRHKHLAKDHSPDLYSLELSGLEEISKRYGEDSQQFKDASQILADSLQKFADDMYSLYSGNAVVEVVTVKTFDTPFVRKSRSILQSPQTKPENPYNIGYPFNFDYAVIFNIVFWIMIGLAIAVIVISYSLWNMDPGYDSIIYRMTNQKIRMD, from the exons ATGATGGGGACTCGGTGGGCCGGGTTGGTTGTCTGGCTGGTGTCAGCCCTTGTGGCAG GTATTTCTGCCAATGAATTCAGTATATTGAGATCTCCCGAATCAGTTGTTTTCCGTGAAGGAAGTTGGCCAATACCCGGAGAGCGAATTCCAGATGTAGCAGCATTATCCATGGGCTTCTCTATTGAGGAA GATCTCTCTTGGCCTGGGCTAGCAGTAGGTGATCTCTTCCGACGTCCTCGAGCTACAGTTCTAGTAAGAGTGACTGGGATAGACAAACTAAAGTTGCCTAAAAATGGCATATCTTATCCAGTTGAGAAT GCGGTTCCTTTCAGCTTGGATGgcgttgcaaatgcaattcacacCTTGTTTTCTGAAGAAACCCCTGTAGTCGTACAGCTAGCTCCTAGTGAGGAG AGAGTATATATGGTGGGAAAGGCAAACTCTGTATTTGAGGATCTTTCTGTTACATTGCGGCAGCTTCGGAATAGATTATTCCAGGAAAATTCTGTTCTTGCTTCACTTCCCCTCAACTCACTGAGCAGAAACAATGAG GTTGACCTGCTCTTCCTGTCAGAATTACAAGTTTTACATGATATCACAAGCTTG CTATCCAGGCACAAACATCTGGCCAAAGATCATTCACCAGATCTATATTCTCTGGAGCTCTCTGGGTTGGAAGAAATTAGCAAACGTTATGGGGAAGATTCACAGCAATTCAAGGATGCCTCTCAGATTCTTGCAGACTCCTTACAAAAG tttGCAGATGACATGTACAGTCTCTACAGTGGGAATGCAGTGGTTGAGGTAGTGACCGTGAAGACATTTGACACTCCCTTTGTGAGGAAGTCGCGATCCATCCTACAGTCGCCACAG ACCAAACCTGAAAATCCATATAACATAGGATATCCTTTCAACTTTGACTATGCTGTGATCTTCAACATAGTCTTCTGGATCATGATAGGTCTTGCCATAGCTGTGATTGTAATCTCCTACAGTCTCTGGAATATGGATCCAGGCTATGACAGCATCATTTATAGGATGACCAACCAGAAGATTAGGATGGATTAA